One window of the Cumulibacter manganitolerans genome contains the following:
- a CDS encoding APC family permease, whose amino-acid sequence MPQASSVLKRVLLGRPFRSDSLGETLLSKKLALPIFASDAMSSVGYATQEIMLVLAVGGLALYHFTWWAALGVVAVMVVVVASYRQNVRAYQSGGGDYEVATVNIGQNAGLTVASALAVDYVLTVAVSISSGVDQLTSAFNSLRPFKLEIVIGLIVLIALINLRGVRESGKAFAIPVYGFVIGILGMGAWGLFRLLMGDDLRAPTADYEVHHASAAPSGFLLIFLVLRAFASGCTALTGTEAIANGVPAFKKPKSKNAATTLAMMGAIAIAMFGTVTALAMKTQVRIVDPNEGYLVAPDGTRVTGQDTVVAQVAQAVFGRSLPFYFVAFMTMIILVLAANTAFNGFPVLASILAKDRFLPRQLYARGDRLAFSNGIIVLVGAALVLVIAFDADVTRLIQLYIIGVFVAFTLSQFGMIRHWNRHLLTERDTGERARMKRSRIVNMLGLLSTGTVLVIVILTKFTHGAYLAAIAMGILFLIMKLIRRHYDHVRVELRVKPEETKALPSRVHSIVLVSNVHKPVLRALAFARATRPDSLVALTVNVDDSATRKLQEQWDRFDIPLPLVIIESPYRDITKPVIDYIKRIRRDSPRDLVMVFVPEYVVGRWWEKLLHNHSAARLKSRLLFLPNVMTTSVPWQLQSAKGLTADEPQWSRPGSVRQGVDVAGRPLSESPRG is encoded by the coding sequence GTGCCTCAAGCCAGTTCCGTGCTCAAACGGGTCCTTCTCGGGCGCCCGTTTCGTAGCGACTCCCTCGGCGAGACGCTGCTGTCGAAGAAGCTCGCGCTGCCGATCTTCGCCAGCGACGCGATGTCGTCCGTGGGCTACGCGACGCAGGAGATCATGCTCGTCCTGGCAGTCGGCGGGCTGGCGCTCTACCACTTCACCTGGTGGGCCGCCCTCGGCGTCGTCGCCGTGATGGTCGTGGTCGTGGCCTCGTACCGGCAGAACGTCCGCGCCTACCAGAGCGGCGGCGGCGACTACGAGGTGGCCACCGTCAACATCGGGCAGAACGCCGGGTTGACCGTCGCCAGCGCCCTCGCCGTCGACTACGTGCTGACCGTCGCCGTGTCCATCTCCTCCGGAGTCGACCAGCTGACGTCCGCGTTCAACAGCCTGCGTCCGTTCAAGCTGGAGATCGTGATCGGCCTGATCGTGCTGATCGCGCTGATCAACCTGCGCGGCGTGCGCGAGTCGGGCAAGGCCTTCGCCATCCCGGTGTACGGCTTCGTCATCGGCATCCTGGGCATGGGCGCGTGGGGACTGTTCCGGCTGCTGATGGGCGACGACCTTCGCGCGCCGACGGCCGACTACGAGGTGCACCACGCGAGCGCCGCACCCAGCGGGTTCCTGCTGATCTTCCTCGTGCTGCGCGCCTTCGCCTCCGGCTGTACGGCGCTCACCGGCACCGAGGCGATCGCCAACGGCGTGCCCGCGTTCAAGAAGCCCAAGAGCAAGAACGCGGCCACCACACTGGCGATGATGGGTGCCATCGCGATCGCGATGTTCGGCACGGTCACCGCCCTGGCGATGAAGACCCAGGTGCGCATCGTCGACCCGAACGAGGGCTACCTGGTGGCTCCCGACGGCACCCGGGTGACCGGTCAGGACACCGTCGTCGCGCAGGTCGCGCAGGCCGTCTTCGGCCGCAGCCTCCCGTTCTACTTCGTCGCGTTCATGACCATGATCATCCTGGTGCTCGCGGCGAACACCGCCTTCAACGGCTTCCCGGTCCTCGCCTCGATCCTGGCCAAGGACCGGTTCCTGCCGCGCCAGCTCTACGCACGCGGCGACCGGCTGGCCTTCAGCAACGGCATCATCGTGCTCGTCGGGGCCGCGCTGGTGCTCGTGATCGCCTTCGACGCCGACGTCACCCGGCTCATCCAGCTCTACATCATCGGCGTCTTCGTCGCCTTCACCCTCAGCCAGTTCGGCATGATCCGGCACTGGAACCGGCATCTGCTGACCGAGCGCGACACGGGCGAGCGGGCCCGCATGAAGCGGTCCCGCATCGTGAACATGCTGGGCCTGCTGAGCACCGGCACCGTGCTGGTCATCGTCATCCTCACCAAGTTCACGCACGGCGCGTACCTGGCCGCCATCGCGATGGGGATCCTGTTCCTCATCATGAAGCTGATCCGGCGGCACTACGACCACGTCCGGGTGGAGCTGCGGGTGAAGCCGGAGGAGACCAAGGCGCTGCCCAGCCGGGTGCACAGCATCGTGCTCGTGTCCAACGTGCACAAGCCCGTGCTGCGCGCGCTGGCGTTCGCGCGGGCCACGCGCCCGGATTCGCTGGTCGCGCTGACGGTCAACGTCGACGACAGCGCGACGCGCAAGCTGCAGGAGCAGTGGGACCGCTTCGACATCCCGCTGCCGCTGGTCATCATCGAGTCGCCGTACCGCGACATCACCAAGCCGGTCATCGACTACATCAAGCGGATCCGCCGCGACAGCCCGCGGGACCTCGTCATGGTGTTCGTGCCGGAGTACGTCGTGGGCCGGTGGTGGGAGAAGCTGCTGCACAACCACAGCGCGGCCCGGCTCAAGAGCCGCCTGCTGTTCCTGCCGAACGTGATGACCACGAGCGTCCCGTGGCAGCTCCAGTCCGCCAAGGGCCTGACCGCCGACGAGCCGCAGTGGTCCCGCCCGGGCAGCGTCCGGCAGGGTGTCGACGTCGCCGGACGCCCGCTCTCCGAGTCGCCGCGTGGCTGA
- a CDS encoding potassium channel family protein yields MHIVIMGCGRVGTALARRLDGLGHSVAVIDQRAESFRRLGAKYRGAQVKGNGFDRATLIDAGIEKADAFAAVSSGDNSNIISARVAREIFGVRHVVARIYDPKRAEVYERLGIPTVATVPWTADRLFSELMAQSSEQVWRDPTGSVGLSRIAFDDGWVGRRLTEFEEQTSVRPAFITRFGKAVIPTHSTVLQHGDTLFGLISYANHAAAMQAALSAPEAKE; encoded by the coding sequence GTGCACATCGTCATCATGGGCTGCGGACGGGTGGGCACCGCCCTCGCGCGGCGCCTCGATGGGCTCGGGCACTCGGTGGCCGTGATCGATCAGAGGGCCGAGTCGTTCCGCCGCCTCGGGGCGAAGTACCGCGGCGCGCAGGTCAAGGGGAACGGCTTCGACCGGGCGACCCTGATCGATGCCGGCATCGAGAAGGCCGATGCCTTCGCTGCCGTGTCCTCCGGCGACAACTCCAACATCATCTCGGCACGCGTTGCGCGGGAGATCTTCGGCGTCCGCCACGTCGTGGCCCGCATCTACGACCCCAAGCGCGCCGAGGTCTACGAGCGCCTCGGGATCCCGACCGTCGCGACGGTCCCCTGGACGGCCGACCGGCTGTTCAGCGAGCTGATGGCTCAGTCCAGCGAGCAGGTGTGGCGCGACCCGACCGGTTCGGTGGGGCTGTCACGAATCGCGTTCGACGATGGCTGGGTCGGCCGTCGGCTGACCGAGTTCGAGGAGCAGACCAGCGTGCGCCCGGCGTTCATCACCCGCTTCGGCAAGGCCGTGATCCCCACTCACTCCACCGTCCTGCAGCACGGCGACACCCTCTTCGGGCTGATCTCCTACGCCAACCACGCGGCCGCCATGCAGGCTGCCCTGAGCGCCCCGGAGGCGAAGGAATAA